The sequence AGCAGCGTGAGTATTTGCGTGAGTTAATTTGCAGTTCGGTTGTGTCCTTCTTTAGTCCGTTTCGGGGAGTTCGCCGTTTGGGGAGAACGCGGCGACGTATCCGGCCTGCGCGCCCCTGCCACCCCCGTTCGCGATCTTGTGGGCGAGGCCCTTCTCGACGAGCTGGTCGAGGCGGCGGCGGGCCTTCTCGGTCTCCGGCGCGGTCGCCTTGCCCTTCTCGCCGCCGTAGATCTGGATGGCGAGCTGCTGGGCGGTCAGGGGGCCGCGTGCGTGGGCGAGGACGTCGAGGACGTCGACCTCGTGCCAGATGGCGGTGGCGCCTGCGGGGTGGTCGTGCTTGAGGCGCCAGGGTCCGCATTCGCCCGCGGGCTGCTTGAGGTGGCGCAGGTTGACGATGGGGTCGCCTGCGGCGCCGTAGAGGGAGACGACGGACCCGGCTCCGGCGGTGATCCAGGTGGAGCCGTACAGCTCGTCGAGGCTGGTGGGCTCCTTGCCGCCGTCCTTGCCGCCGCCCTGCTTGCGGTGGTGGTGGAGGCCGAGGACCTCGATGCCCTCGACGAGGGTGCGCTGGATCGCCGAGTTGATCGCCTGCCCGCCCTCCTCGCTCGCGAGTTCGCCCGCCATGTCCTTGAGGGAGTCGAGGCACACCGCGTCGGCGCCGGCCTGGCGGCACAGCCGGAGAAGGGTGCCGGGGTCCTTGATGAAGTCGGTGGGGGGCGGGCCCTTCCAGAAGACGAGGCGGTCGCGGACAATGTCGCGGTCCTCCTCGCTCACCATGCGGGCGAAGGAGCGGGCGGCCTGGGCGGGGCGGTCGGACGCGAGGTAGAGGAACCGCTTGACGGGGCGGACCGGGTAGCCGAGTGCGTGGGGGCGCAGCCCGATCGCGGCGAGGACGACCTGCTGGGCGATGGTGGTCTTCCCGACCCCGGCCGGGCCCGCGATGAGGAGCGCCTCGCCCTCGGCCCACAGGACGTTGTCGCCCTCGCCCCAGACGGCGGGGACGTCGTCGGGCAGGTCGAGGATGAAGCTGGCGCCGTCCACGAAGCGCGAACCGCTTGAGGCGGGGGTAGTGGCGCGGTCGTCGACGTGCCGGGTGATGAGCCCTTCCAGCTCTTCGAGGTCGCGGCCGGTGTGGATACCCGCCTTGATGCGGGTGGTGAGGTCGTCGAGGTCGCGGAGGCGACTGGTCCGGCGGATGGCCTCGGCGAAGTACTCGGCGCTGCCGCCGCTGTAGGCGTCGGCGATCTCGTGGAGGTGGCCGCCGCCGGGGCCGAAGGGACGCAGCTCCCCGCGCCGGTCCAGCTCGACTCGGAGGGTGTCGGGGTCGGTGGGCCGTTGGTCGCGGATTTGGTCGCCGAGGACGTCCCAGAGGACCGCGTAGGCCGGGACGGTGAAGTCGTCGCGGGTGATGATCGCGGCTGCTTCGTCGTACTCACGGTGGTGCTTGTCGTGGATGCAGGCGGCGAGGAGCGCGCGTTCGGAGGCGGGGTCTCCAGGCGGCGGGGTGAGGGGGAGGCCGTCGGTGTCCGCCGTTGCGCGGTGGTCCAGGTGGCGGACGGTCTGCACTGGGTGGCTCCTCAGAAAAGGGTGGGTTCGGCGGGCGGACAGGTGTGGTCGGGGAGGTGCTGGTGGGGGCAGTCGGGCGGGTGGCGGGCGCCGGTCCAGCGGAGGCGGGGCGGCGCGTAGGGGCTGCGGGGCAGGCACCAGACGAGCCGGGTAGGGTCTCCGGCGGCCTCCTCCCGGGCGGCGGCGAGCGGGCGGGGCTCGTCGGCTGGGGGGAGGGCGACGCGGGCGTGGAGGGCGGCGGTGTGGCCGACCCACTGGGTGAGGAGGCGGGTCCCGCACGCGGGGCAGCGGAGGGTGTCGGCGCCCCGCGTGCGGGCCCGGGTCATCAGGCGGGCTGCCCGTTCATGAGGGGCACGTCGATCTGCTCGCCGACCGTGTTGGTGACGTCGGTGAATGCGGTGCGCAGGATGTCGCCGGGGCGGTCGAGCTTGTAGCCCATGGCGAGTTCGCCGTCGCGGCCGATGCGGTAGCGGAAGCGGGCGGTGAGCTTGTAGCCCTCGCTGCCTTCGAAGGGCACGAGCCCGATGACGAAGGTCTCGGGGATGGTGAGCTGGCCCTTCTGCCCGGCCTTCGCGGTGGTCGTCTCGACGTAGGAGAGCTGGCGTTGGCCGTTGGAGAGGCGGGTGCCCGCGGTGAACTCGGCCCGGGTGACGCCCTGGATGGACTGGGCGATCTCCAGCATCTCGGCGGCGGACGGCTCCAGGAGTTCGGGGAGGTGGTCCTCAAGGAACTCGGCGAAGGCGGCCTGGCCGAGAAGCTTCCCGTCGTTGGTCTTCCACTGCTCCCACGCCTCGGTGGTGCGGAGGCTGAGGCGGAGGCGGTGGTCGCCCCAGCGGGCAGCGTCGGTGCTGTTGGCGTCGAGGACGGCGGTCACGGTCAGGCGGTCGGCGTCGGCGTAGACCTCGGTGGCCGTGTCGGCGTGCTTCTCGAAGTAGGAGAGGAAGGACTGGGCGTCGCGGACGATGGTGGTGCCGGTCTTGCGGGCGGGCTGGTCGCGGTACTCGGGCCCGGTGAGGTCGATCTTGTGGACGCCCTGCGGGGTGTGGAAGGCGTAGACCTTGCCGGGGGTGAGTTCGGCCGGCGGGGCGGAGCGGAGGGCGGTGTCGATGACGGGCTGGAGGTTGGTGTCGCTCATGGTCAGGCGTCCTTGAAGGTGTCGGTGCTGGGGGCGGTGCGGAAGGGGATGGCCATCTGGCGGGGGTCCTCGCGGACGGGGAGGCCGTCGCCGTCGAGGAAGTAGAGGCTCTTGACCGGGGTGGGCTTCGGGGCCTTGACGGTGGACTCGACGCCGATGGGGAGCGGGGCGGAGTCGACGCCGTTCGCCGGGGGCTCGACGACGATGGTGATGCGGAGTTCGCCCTTTTTGCCGTGGGTGCGGACGGCGTCGAGGAGCTGGTGGAACTCGGTGGAGAGTTCTTCGTCGGTGCGGCCGTTGAGGTGGCTGGCGAGGAAGGCGGCGATGTCGGCGCGCTCGGTGGTGGGCTGGGTGTCGGTCATGGGTTTTGGGCTCCGGTCAGTTGGTGGTGGCGATGGTGCGGAGGCGATTGAGGCCGTCCGTGGTGGCGGCGAGGCCGCGGGCGACGGCGTAGTCCGGCCACGCGGCGTCGAGACGCGCCGAGTTGGCGTCGTCGGCCTGGTCCCAGAGGGCGAGGAGCGCGGCGGTGAAGCTCCCGGCGGGGTAGCCGTTCGCGTCGCGGTGCTCGTGCCAGAGGACGTGCGCGGCGGTCGCGGCCGGGATGTGCGCGGGCTGGGGCTCCCATTCGCCGGTCGCCCAGTCGTCGGGGTCCAAGGCGATGGGGCTGGCGGTCTCGTCCCGGCGGCAGAGGAAGCCGAGCGCCCGGATCTCTCCGGTGAAGGGGTTCGGTGCGACGGCGTGGCACTGGAAGTTCCAGCGGCCTCGGAGGTAGGTGGTGCCGGGCTGGAAGAAGGCGGGCTGCTCGCTCACGCGGCGGTCCTCTCAGTGGTGGTGCGGGCGCGGGCCGGGCAGGTCGCGCGGTGTTCGGTCATGGGCTGGGCGCGGAGGAAATCGCGGACCTTGTCGCGGCCGGTGACGCGGACGTGCGTGCCGCAGGCGGTGCAGAGCAGGTCCGCGACCGGGGTCTGGCCCCGCTCCAGGCGGCGGACCTGCACGCCGCCGAACCAGGCGCTCACTCGGCGGCCTCCGCCGCTCTCCTCTTGCGGCGGGGACCCCGCAGCTTGGTGCGCTCGGCGGCGGTGAGGCCCCCGCGGATGCCCCACAGGCCGTACGGGCTGTCGGTGGCCTCCTCGTCGGCCAAGCACTCCGCGCGGACCGGGCAGATACGGCAGAGCGCGAGGGCTGCCTTCTCGGCCTCCCCGCTGCGCGAGGGGTAGAAGTACTCGGTGTCGACGCCGAGGCAGGCGGCCCGGTCGTACCAGGGCTGGACGGTGGTCACCAGGTCACCGCATCTCGGTCGGGCCACTGGCAGCCGTCCAGCGCTGCCGCGTGCCGGGCCGGGACCTCCGCAAGCGGGAACCCGAGCCAGTGCAGGCCCATCGCCAACATCACGTAGGCGTCGGCCTCGTCCCACTTCGCGCGCCCTTCGGTGACGACGCCGTACCGTTCACCCACCGCAGCCCGCACGAGAGCCTTCAGCGCGTTGCCCTTGAGGCGGTCGCCGTTCTCGTCCCTGTGGACCGTGGTCCCCGTCGCGTAGGTGATCCGCTTCGACGGGGTGATAACCGTGTATGGGATGCCGCGCCGCCACAGGTCGTGGCGGACCATCCACCGCATCGCGGCGAGGGCGTCGGCGCCCTGGTTGTTCTTGGAGTAGGCGGCGCCTTCGATGACGACGAAGTCCGCGTTGCGGTAGTAGGAGGCGAGGCCGCTGAGTTGGGCGGCGAACTTCTCGTGCTGTCCGGTGGCGGTGCAGCGCAGGTGATCGGTCCAGCCGACTCCGGCGACGCCGGAGATGCCCATGGCGACATCAAGGCCGATGACCAGGGGGCGGGGACCCGCCGCCACCGGCGCGGGGGCCGGGG comes from Streptomyces sp. Tu6071 and encodes:
- a CDS encoding DnaB-like helicase N-terminal domain-containing protein, with the protein product MQTVRHLDHRATADTDGLPLTPPPGDPASERALLAACIHDKHHREYDEAAAIITRDDFTVPAYAVLWDVLGDQIRDQRPTDPDTLRVELDRRGELRPFGPGGGHLHEIADAYSGGSAEYFAEAIRRTSRLRDLDDLTTRIKAGIHTGRDLEELEGLITRHVDDRATTPASSGSRFVDGASFILDLPDDVPAVWGEGDNVLWAEGEALLIAGPAGVGKTTIAQQVVLAAIGLRPHALGYPVRPVKRFLYLASDRPAQAARSFARMVSEEDRDIVRDRLVFWKGPPPTDFIKDPGTLLRLCRQAGADAVCLDSLKDMAGELASEEGGQAINSAIQRTLVEGIEVLGLHHHRKQGGGKDGGKEPTSLDELYGSTWITAGAGSVVSLYGAAGDPIVNLRHLKQPAGECGPWRLKHDHPAGATAIWHEVDVLDVLAHARGPLTAQQLAIQIYGGEKGKATAPETEKARRRLDQLVEKGLAHKIANGGGRGAQAGYVAAFSPNGELPETD
- a CDS encoding DUF2303 family protein, which codes for MSDTNLQPVIDTALRSAPPAELTPGKVYAFHTPQGVHKIDLTGPEYRDQPARKTGTTIVRDAQSFLSYFEKHADTATEVYADADRLTVTAVLDANSTDAARWGDHRLRLSLRTTEAWEQWKTNDGKLLGQAAFAEFLEDHLPELLEPSAAEMLEIAQSIQGVTRAEFTAGTRLSNGQRQLSYVETTTAKAGQKGQLTIPETFVIGLVPFEGSEGYKLTARFRYRIGRDGELAMGYKLDRPGDILRTAFTDVTNTVGEQIDVPLMNGQPA
- a CDS encoding WhiB family transcriptional regulator: MTTVQPWYDRAACLGVDTEYFYPSRSGEAEKAALALCRICPVRAECLADEEATDSPYGLWGIRGGLTAAERTKLRGPRRKRRAAEAAE